CAGGCTGGGCTGCGACGCCGTGCTCTCGGATGACCCGGGGGCGACCCGGCGTGCGCTCGATCGCATCGCGCACGGCCCGCCTGCCGGCTCCGCTTGATGCGTGCAGCTGTCGGGCGACGCTATTCCAGGCCGTGGAGCTGCCGCACCCCAGCCACAACTCTCTGAACGGTCTCCCATGCCTGGGCGCGCAGGCCAGGATCCGGCGCCGGAAGCTCGCCGTCGTGCAGCCAGCGTCCGCCGTGAGTGGAGCGATAGCGGGCGGGAAGCTCGAGCGGTGGGTCGGCTTCGGCCATCACTGCCAGAGCGAGTGTCCAGGCGCGCGGGACCACGTCCAGGTCATAACCGCCCCCGCCGAGGGCCAGCCAGCGGGAGGACAGCCGGGCGAGACGCTCCACGATTGCAGCCTGCCCATGCGTCGTGAGGGCCAACTCGGCCAGCGGATCGCGCACGTGCGTGTCGACGCCCAGCTGTGTGACCACGATGTCTGGGTCGAAGCGCTGCACCACCCGCGGCACGATCTGGTCGAAGGCCCAGAGATAGGCGTCGTCATCGGTATGTCGGGGCAGGGGGACGTTGACCGCATAGCCCTGGCCGGCGCCCCGTCCGACCTCTTCGACTCCGCCGGTTCCCGGAAACAGGGTGCGACCATCCTGGTGCAGCGAGACCGTTAGCACCCGATCGCTGTCGTAGAACCCCCATTGCACGCCGTCGCCGTGGTGAACGTCGACGTCGATGTAGGCCACGCGCCAGCGGAGGTTGACCAACCATTGGATGGCGATGGCGGCGTCGTTGAAGACGCAGAAGCCAGAGGCGTGATCGCGCCAGGCGTGGTGCAGCCCGCCGCCGAGATTGAAAGCGACATCCGATTGCCCACTGGCGAGCCGCTCGGCTCCGAGCAGGGCGCCGCCTGCCTTGGCAGCCTCGCTTTCGAACATCCCGGAGAACACCGGATTGTCGCCCGGGCCGAAGTTGAATCGCCTGCCCTCCACCTCACGACTGCCCGCGCTCAGGCGGCGGACGGCCTCGATGTACTCCGGGGTGTGAAACAGGGCGAGCTCTTGATCGGTCGCCAGGCGCGGCGGGACGACGGTGACGTTGCTGCGGGAGAGCAGCCCGGTTTCGGTCATCAGATCGACCGTGCGCCGCAGGCGCTCGGGTCGAAGTGGATGCCCGTCACTGTGGCCGTGGGCCCAGAGGGCGGAGGAGGCAATCAGTGCAACCTGGCGCATTCATTCCCCGTTGTCAGCATAGCGGAAGCGGCTCCCCGGCTCAAGAGGCTGCCCGCCGGCATCCGGGGCAGGGGACAATGCTGGTCCGCCTGGCACGGCCTCAGCCGGACCCCTCGCGGATCGGGAGAGGGAGGCCTGCTCGAGCTGAGGTCTGATTTCGGATGGCGGGTCGCCCAGCGACTGGAGCCGGAACGGATCGTCTGGCTTGTGACCGTCGGCCGCATCGGCGCCCACCGGCCGAGGCCCGTCTGGTCTATTGGGAGCGTGAATCGGTCCTGCTCACCTCACGCCCGAAGCCGGCCAAGATCGACCACATCCGCCGCAACCCGCGGGTAGCGCTTCACTTCGACGGCGACGGGTAAGGCGGCGACATCGTCGTTCTTCTCGGCCAAGCCGGGCTGGATGCCGAGCCCGCGCCGGCATGCGATCATCCCTCCTATCTCGAGAAGTTCGCTGCTGGCCTACATCGGATCCAGATGACTCCCCAGGACTTCAGTCGGGCCTACTCCGCCGCACTGTGGTTTGATCCATCGAGGCTGAGACGGCACTGCCATCAACCCTTCGGCGATCGGCGCCCAACCTAGCGGCGGGGGACGCCATGCAGGCCGTGCCCGACCGATTCTGGCGCGCCTTCGGCTGGCAGTGCCTGGGGTGGGGGGCGGTCGACCCCCCCGTCGCCGGGCTTGGGATTTCGCGGGTCACTCGCGCCCATCCGGTTTCGGCACCTGAGCATGCCTGCCGGCTGAAGCGGCTGCTGGTGGCGAGCGGCGCGTTGGATGCGGTGTACCTCACCGATACACTTCTTCTGCTGCGCTCGGGCCGCCGCCGCCGATCCCCCGTCCGGGCTGGCAGCGGGGTCTGGGTTCTCCGGCAGGCGATGAGTCACTTTGAGATTCCGGCTTCGCTGATCGACCAACTGCTGCTTACCGGCCGAGGGCAGTACCGCGCCACCCCGGACCTCGAAACTCCAGCGCTGACTGTCCAGGCCTTGAATGATCCGCTGATCACCCGACGACGGACGCGGGGACTGCTACGCCGGTTCCGGGTGCCGCTCGAGGATGTCAAGGTGCCCGGATCCTGCGATCGCTTGCACCTGAGTTCGCCGGGGACGGAGCAGGTGATGCGGGCGGCGCTAGGCCTCGCCCGGTCGCTGCTTGCGGCCCGGCTGGCTTGATTCGAATCCAGAGGGAAGTCTGTCTCGCCGCCAGCTCAGGCGCCAGGGCGCGTGCCC
The genomic region above belongs to Anaerolineales bacterium and contains:
- a CDS encoding acetoin utilization protein AcuC is translated as MRQVALIASSALWAHGHSDGHPLRPERLRRTVDLMTETGLLSRSNVTVVPPRLATDQELALFHTPEYIEAVRRLSAGSREVEGRRFNFGPGDNPVFSGMFESEAAKAGGALLGAERLASGQSDVAFNLGGGLHHAWRDHASGFCVFNDAAIAIQWLVNLRWRVAYIDVDVHHGDGVQWGFYDSDRVLTVSLHQDGRTLFPGTGGVEEVGRGAGQGYAVNVPLPRHTDDDAYLWAFDQIVPRVVQRFDPDIVVTQLGVDTHVRDPLAELALTTHGQAAIVERLARLSSRWLALGGGGYDLDVVPRAWTLALAVMAEADPPLELPARYRSTHGGRWLHDGELPAPDPGLRAQAWETVQRVVAGVRQLHGLE